The following are encoded together in the Longimicrobium sp. genome:
- a CDS encoding SDR family oxidoreductase — MSGRVCVVTGASSGIGKATAKELARRGATVALVVRSPERGRAALAEIERDAGCRDARIVLADLSRQADVRRAADELLAAFPRIDVLVNNAAVYTRRRRLSDDGIEMQWAVNHLAPFLLTNLLLPRLVASAPARVVTVSSNAHEMADLRWDDLEMRRRRYRGFRQYGNTKRANVLFTRELARRAAGTGVTANALHPGVVATDLLLNGFPPIRLFRRWMRTPEQGAATAVHLAASPEVAAVTAKYFVDERAVSLFASTRDETARRLWEISERMVGLG; from the coding sequence ATGAGCGGGCGCGTCTGCGTGGTGACGGGCGCCAGCAGCGGCATCGGCAAGGCCACGGCGAAAGAGCTGGCGCGGCGCGGAGCCACGGTGGCGCTCGTCGTTCGCAGCCCCGAGCGCGGCCGCGCGGCGCTCGCCGAGATCGAGCGCGACGCCGGGTGCCGCGACGCGCGCATCGTCCTGGCCGACCTGTCGCGGCAGGCCGACGTGCGGCGCGCGGCGGACGAGCTGCTGGCGGCGTTCCCGCGCATCGACGTGCTGGTGAACAACGCCGCCGTCTACACGCGCCGCCGCCGGCTGAGCGACGACGGGATCGAGATGCAGTGGGCGGTGAACCACCTCGCGCCGTTCCTGCTGACGAACCTGCTCCTGCCGCGGCTCGTCGCGAGCGCCCCCGCGCGCGTGGTGACGGTCAGCTCCAACGCGCACGAGATGGCCGACCTGCGCTGGGACGACCTGGAGATGCGGCGGCGGCGCTACCGCGGCTTCCGGCAGTACGGCAACACCAAGCGCGCCAACGTGCTGTTCACGCGCGAGCTGGCGCGCCGCGCCGCCGGCACGGGCGTCACCGCGAACGCGCTCCATCCCGGCGTCGTGGCCACCGACCTGCTGCTGAACGGCTTCCCGCCCATCCGCCTGTTCCGCCGCTGGATGCGCACCCCCGAGCAGGGCGCCGCCACCGCCGTCCATCTCGCCGCCTCGCCCGAGGTGGCGGCTGTCACGGCGAAGTATTTCGTCGACGAGCGCGCGGTCTCGCTATTCGCCTCCACCCGCGACGAGACCGCGCGGCGCCTGTGGGAGATCAGCGAGCGAATGGTGGGGCTGGGGTGA